ACATCTGGGTCCAAAAAAAAGACACATAGTGAAAGTGCAGACTAGAATATGGTGTTGGTCTTCACGGCAAGAGAGCTGTCCGTCTTTGCACCTACAGGGTTGTAGAAGTGTTTCCAGATGTGGAGGCAACAGAACCTCGGCCATACCGTGAAAAGAAATTTTTACTGACGATGCCTTTGGTAACCAAGATCCTGAGGAAGCTGTTTCTGAATTTCTGCCCAATAAAGGCATATAGAATTGGGTTGATACAGCTGTGTATGAATCCAAAAATCTCCGTCACAGACAGGGCAGTATCAACTTGATTCCTCACCTCACAGGTCTGATTCACAATGTTGCTTCTCATCAATGAATCTACAACGACTGTGATGTTGTAGGGTAGCCAGCAGCAGAGAAAGACTAGCACCACAGCAAAAATGACCTTCATGGCCCGGTGTTTCTGGCTACTCTTGGTTTGGCAGAGAGTTTTTATGGTAAAGCTATAGCAGAAAAGCATGATTAGTAACGGAAGGAAGAACCCAATGATGTGCCGGCTGACTCGCAAGATGATTCTCAATTGGTCTGTTCCTTGTGGCCCCAGATCCTCATGGCAAACTTTAAATTTCTGAGGAGAGTCGAAAACTGTCCTGTAGAGAAGGACGGGTACAGAGAGCATAATGGAGAAAATCCAGATGCCCACGCATATAAATTTAACCAAGTGCCTCTTTTGAGTGACAGTTTCCATAGCATGGACAATAGCTAAGTATCGGTCAATACTAATGCATGCCAGTAAGAGAATTCCACTGTAGAAGTTGACTTCTTGTACAGCAGAGATGACTTTGCACATGAAGGTTCCAAAAATCCACTCATGAGCCTTGTATATGGCCCAGAAAGGCAATGTGATGGCAAAGAGGATGTCTGCGATGGCCAGATTCAAGAGATAAACATCAGTGGAAGACCGCTTGATCTTGTTGTAGCAGATAACCAGAACTACAAGAGAGTTTCCCACCAGGCTCAAGAAGAAGACAAGGACATAGACTATAATCACAAAGTTCTTATTAATGCTCTGTGTATTGGTGCAGGGATTTGCGTCATAACTTGGAAAGATTGTGCTGATGTTGTAATCATAGTCATCAAAAAGACCGTCAAATCCGGAGCCACTTAAACTGAGAGAATTCTTCATGCTTGATCTTGATGTCtttgagagaaaaagaaagataaaatTTTATCAGAATTGTAAACACTCAAATATACGATACACTTTTTTGTCACTGACCTACGCTCATGAATTTACCAAGTAGTCTagctcataaataaaaaatgattacAAAAAAGTACGGATGGAGCTTCTACAGAGCCATGTAAAAGGCAGCCATGTCTATAAAAATTACAAACAGAGCAACTGGTGCTAGATCACAGAAgtgtaggaagaaatgtttaacatGGGtgtgccccccctgccccccaaacCTCGGACTTCCAGGTCCCTGGTATCCCCTTCGTCCCGTTCCCCTGGTTCTGTAAAATCACCTTGCTCCACTGCAGTCTTTGCCAGGCAGTGGCACTAGGGTTTTCTCTGTGAACTGTCCCGCCCTTCAAAAAACaggaggctgcctggaaccgtggatcatgttggagtggataatagtgatgtcacacaacccacaccagattagccagtagaagggagaggggcggagccacgatacagggagcagcaaaTTAGCataacacggggaatgcacagcggcaggaacagaagcctctctcacacagtcactctcacatacactctctcaaacatacacactcagaggaaaaccttgctagcgcccgtttcctttcaaacagaaacgggccttttttactagtatttacatATGGCAACTTGAGCAGATATCAGAAACTAGCCCCATCCCCCTGAAGGCCACTGATAGCTTATAACATTAgaactagctgggtggatacaATCACCACATCTCCAGAGAACAAAGTctgcatattgacagcaatcacagagacaggacttaacaaaagacagtgaaactcccaGACCATGACCCACCTACTCTGACAAAAGAAAGCCTATCTATCCGAAACTCACAGCCAATGACCCACCTAATCCTGTCAAGTACCTTCTGGGTGTATAACACAGCAGATGGCCAGCCAAGAACCCTTACCAATTACTACGCTCCATGAATATACTATCCTTagtggacttggcgatcgcctttacagtattatgtaagccacattgagcctgcaaataggtgggaaaatgtgggatacaaatgtaataaataaataaataaataaatataaaaaactaGATAgaactagttttcagctatcgctgagttttcattggatcaataCACCCCACCTGACCTTAGCCTATTGGcccaacaagaaattataaacCCTGGAACACAGTCCACCCCTTTCTCTTCTCCCTGGACCCTGCCTGCCGGATGATCTGCACCTCTCTGGACCTTCATTGAATCTCTCTGGGACAAGCCAGGTTCCATTCTTAACAAATCTGCCAAACAGGTTTCTTTTCCGGCAAGGATctccttcaccactccaaccagcagcagaaATAATTCATCTGAACctcagatagaggtctataaataatgagtggagttgaacgggtagatgtgaagcgtctgttcacgctttccaaaaatactaagactagggggcatgcgatgaagctacaatgtagtaaatttaaaacgaatcggagaaaatctttcttcactcaacgtgtaattaaactctggaattcgttgccagagaatgtggtaaaggcggttagcttagcagagtttaaaaaaggtttggacggcttcctaaaggaaaagtccatagaccgttattaaatggacttggggaaaatccactatttctgggataagcagtataaaatgttttgtacatttttaggatcttgccgggtatctgtgacctggattggccactgttggaaacaggatgctgggctcgatggacctttggtctttcccagtatggcaatacttacgtacttatgtaccatCTAAGTACAGAGAAAATAGCTCCTTCACCACTCCAGTcagcagcagaaagaattcatctgaccctcaatcaaagtgagttactattaatccagcctaattaataagtcagactttctaacaatatttatcttgtggcacatttgCCATGTGTAAAATCCCTAAAAACTGCCTTTCTAAcattattgtaaataaacattaaatactatacaatgcaggttaatgcaattCCCCAAATATATCCTTCATCCCCCTTTTTTCAGAACGGTTCACGATTTCCCTGTGCAGGCGACAGGCAGCCTAGAAGTGCTGCAGCCGCTGCTGCCCAGCTGAAGACTGGagggagatgattttaaggcataGTGGGGGAGGGGCATTCTCCCAGGGTATGCATATGCAACACACACACCTGGAATAAATACGCCCCTAGAGCACAGATATCACCACTTCCCCTTTTTCCTGCAGTACCATGGATCCCAACCAAACTCCAGCCTTCTCCTCACTTTCCCCAGTGAGATGGCTCTCTGTATCAGTCCCAGGCTTTCCTGAATTCCATTCTCATTTCTCCATTCCACTCTCCCCCATGAATGATCCCGTGAAACCACGGGACACTAGTGTCACTGAGTTTCTGCTGGCCTCATGGGgacaatacaaaaaaacaaaaaggcacacaactgcttacaaaacagtagataaaaaacaacaaagc
The genomic region above belongs to Microcaecilia unicolor chromosome 7, aMicUni1.1, whole genome shotgun sequence and contains:
- the LOC115474904 gene encoding C-X-C chemokine receptor type 1-like produces the protein MKNSLSLSGSGFDGLFDDYDYNISTIFPSYDANPCTNTQSINKNFVIIVYVLVFFLSLVGNSLVVLVICYNKIKRSSTDVYLLNLAIADILFAITLPFWAIYKAHEWIFGTFMCKVISAVQEVNFYSGILLLACISIDRYLAIVHAMETVTQKRHLVKFICVGIWIFSIMLSVPVLLYRTVFDSPQKFKVCHEDLGPQGTDQLRIILRVSRHIIGFFLPLLIMLFCYSFTIKTLCQTKSSQKHRAMKVIFAVVLVFLCCWLPYNITVVVDSLMRSNIVNQTCEVRNQVDTALSVTEIFGFIHSCINPILYAFIGQKFRNSFLRILVTKGIVSKNFFSRYGRGSVASTSGNTSTTL